ATTAATTCGTTTATATAGGGGTATCCATTTTACATTACTAAATATATGTAATAAAAATGTTGCGTTTTTGTAAAAAAAGGATTAATATAAAATTTGTTTCTTTCAAATATGGAACTAAAATTGTAACGAAAGAAAATAGGAGGATGTTAGGAAATGAATCTGAAAAAGCTACCTAAACATTCAATTTTGGTGATTGCAATCATCACCACTTGGATCAAGACATATATTACTTATCAAACAAGCTTTGATATGAAAATTGAAAATGCAATGCAACAGCTGATATTATTTATAAATCCGCTAGCATTTTTATTATTTATATATGGGATTTCGTTATTCTTTAAAACTGCTAAAGTACGAAATCGTTATATGATAACTATGAGTATTATTTTGTCCATAGTTGTATATGGGAATGTTGCGTTTTATAGATTCTTTAATGACTTTTTAACGCTACCTGTATTGTTCCAAACTAGTAACTTTAGTGATTTAGGAAACTCTGCAGGATCATCTATGTACTTTGGGGATATTTTCTATTTTACAGATACAATACTTTTAATTTTAGCTGTTAAATTTTTACCTGTTGCTAAAGAAGCAACTATTGTAAAACCTAACTTACGTCGCACATATTTTGTTTTATCTTTTGCGATGCTATTCTTAAATCTAGGTCTAGCTGAAACTGAAAGACCACAATTATTAACTCGTAGTTTTGATCGTCAATTACTAGTAAAGAATATTGGTACTTTCAACTATCAATTATATGATATTTTCATTCAGTCAAAATCACATGCTCAACGTGCTTTTGCAGATGGTAGTGAATTATCTGATGTAACAAACTATATTAAATCGAACCAAGCTGAAAACAATAAAAAAACATTTGGTGTTGCCAAAAAACGTAATGTAATTATCATTTCACTTGAATCTACACAAAACTTTGTGATTAATAATAAAGTGAATGGTCAAGAGATTACACCATTCCTTAATAAACTAACAAAAGATAAAGATACCTTCTATTTTGATAATTTCTATCATCAAACAGGTTTAGGTAAGACATCTGATGCTGAGTTTATTATTGAAAACTCTTTATTTGGTACTGGACGAGGTGCAGTATTCTTCACAAATAGTGGAAATACATTCAACTCAATGGCAGAAAAACTTGATAACAATGGTTACTATACTTCTGTACTTCATGCGAATAATAAAAGTTTCTGGAACCGCGATATGATGTACCAAGCATTAAAAATTAAACATTTCTATGATGTAGATTCATATCATGTAACTGATGCAAACTCAGCAAACTGGGGTCTAAAAGATATTCCATATATGGATCAATCAGTAAACATTATGAAAAAGTTACCACAACCATTCTATACAAGAATGATTACTTTATCTAATCACTTCCCATTCACATCAGATCCGGAAGATCAATTGATCAAACCATATACTTCTGATGATAATACTGTAAATCGTTACTTCCAAACTGTACGATATACAGATGAAGCGATTAAAGAATTGTTTAAAGACCTTAAAAAATCAGGTTTATACGATAACTCAATTATCGTTATGTATGGTGACCACTATGGTATTTCTGAAAACCACAACAAAGCAATGGCTCAATATCTAGGTAAAGATTCAATTACACCATTTGATTCTGCTCAACTTCAAAAAGTACCGTTCTTTATCCATATTCCACATTCAGGAATTGGTAAACAAATGCATGAAGTTGCTGGACAAATGGACGTAAGACCAACCATTTTACACTTGCTAGGTATCAATACTAAAGACGATTTACAATTAGGTACAGATTTATTCTCTAAAGATCACAAAGACTTTGTAACATTCCGTGATGGTCGATTTGTAACTGACAAATTGGTTTATGCAGGCGAAGTATGTTATGATAAGAAAACTGGCCAAAAAACAGATATTTCGAAATGTCAACCATATATTGAGCAATCCAACAAAAAACTAGATTACTCAGATAAAATTATCAATGGTGACTTGCTTCGATTCTATGATGATCAAACAGGAAAAACTAAATCAAACAATAAAAAATAGTTAATTGTAATAAATTTTTCAGACCACATAGCTTACTAGCTATGTGGTTTTTTATGTATGAAAATTAGAAAAAAGGAATAATTTAACATTATAAAATTTTATGATTATGATAGCTTTTTTGTTAATTAATCGTATAATGGAATAGTCAGAAAGGAAGTGACTACTATCAAGAAAATTGCTTATCTACTACTTTTTTCTACCGTTTTTCTTGTTGCATGTCAACATCAATTTAATTTGAAAAATGATCAGAAGACACCTGAAAAGAAATCTATAGAAACTGTAAAGACGATATCGAATGTTCTTCCTTATCGATTAAAGACAGCAGAATTACATAGTGTTGTTGGATTCTTATCTGAAGTTGATGTTCTTCTTATAAAACAAGATCAAAATGGAGAACACCTTATTCAATATAATTTATTAAATGGGAAAGAAAAAACGATTTACTCAACTAAAGATGATATCATACAAGCTTTTATCCACCCTAGTATGAAACAAATACTTGTTCAAACGGCTAGTTCTAAAAAGAAAGCAAAAGTCACAATTCTGTCAGTTGAAGGGAAAACGCTACATCACATTGAAGTGCAATCATCTGAACTTTCGATAGCTTGGAACCCGACGAATGTAAACTTATTAGCGATTGCAGCTTTTAGTGATAATTTTTCATATAAAAGTTTTGTTTATGAAAGTAATAAGTCGCAGCTTCATGAATTTCAAGCAGAGAATCCATTTTGGGTATGGGTAACAGATGACACATTGTGGATGAATAGAATGAATAATAATCCATTAAATGGTGGGACGCTTTCAAGCATCAATTGGAGGAAAAATAAGGAGACTAAATTATCTAATCATCAAGTGGTTTATATGAATGCTTATAAACAATCAACACTGATCGTTTCGATGGATTTTAAAGACGGAGAATTTGAGTATGTATTACAAAAAGGAACGAAAAAACAGATTTGGAAAGCACCAGCTGTTACTAGTTTCTCTCAATGGTTTGTTCCTGATATCCAGTGGTTAGATGATCAATCCTTTATCACATTGTTGCCAACAAAAGGTGGCGAAATAGATGAAGGTAAAA
This window of the Rummeliibacillus pycnus genome carries:
- a CDS encoding YqgU-like beta propeller domain-containing protein; this encodes MTTIKKIAYLLLFSTVFLVACQHQFNLKNDQKTPEKKSIETVKTISNVLPYRLKTAELHSVVGFLSEVDVLLIKQDQNGEHLIQYNLLNGKEKTIYSTKDDIIQAFIHPSMKQILVQTASSKKKAKVTILSVEGKTLHHIEVQSSELSIAWNPTNVNLLAIAAFSDNFSYKSFVYESNKSQLHEFQAENPFWVWVTDDTLWMNRMNNNPLNGGTLSSINWRKNKETKLSNHQVVYMNAYKQSTLIVSMDFKDGEFEYVLQKGTKKQIWKAPAVTSFSQWFVPDIQWLDDQSFITLLPTKGGEIDEGKTPFEIVHASINGVQQLGQMKNYEPMICSSKGSVCLTGFNYEKLFTTNNYKIKEWLSLRD
- a CDS encoding LTA synthase family protein, whose translation is MNLKKLPKHSILVIAIITTWIKTYITYQTSFDMKIENAMQQLILFINPLAFLLFIYGISLFFKTAKVRNRYMITMSIILSIVVYGNVAFYRFFNDFLTLPVLFQTSNFSDLGNSAGSSMYFGDIFYFTDTILLILAVKFLPVAKEATIVKPNLRRTYFVLSFAMLFLNLGLAETERPQLLTRSFDRQLLVKNIGTFNYQLYDIFIQSKSHAQRAFADGSELSDVTNYIKSNQAENNKKTFGVAKKRNVIIISLESTQNFVINNKVNGQEITPFLNKLTKDKDTFYFDNFYHQTGLGKTSDAEFIIENSLFGTGRGAVFFTNSGNTFNSMAEKLDNNGYYTSVLHANNKSFWNRDMMYQALKIKHFYDVDSYHVTDANSANWGLKDIPYMDQSVNIMKKLPQPFYTRMITLSNHFPFTSDPEDQLIKPYTSDDNTVNRYFQTVRYTDEAIKELFKDLKKSGLYDNSIIVMYGDHYGISENHNKAMAQYLGKDSITPFDSAQLQKVPFFIHIPHSGIGKQMHEVAGQMDVRPTILHLLGINTKDDLQLGTDLFSKDHKDFVTFRDGRFVTDKLVYAGEVCYDKKTGQKTDISKCQPYIEQSNKKLDYSDKIINGDLLRFYDDQTGKTKSNNKK